The genomic interval ATGATTCCAGCTTCAGAAGCTATAAGAGATATAACAAATGCATGTCACCAAGCAGTCAAACCATCAACCCAGTTCTCCTTTTTCTATTGTATGTCAGCGCAACAAAAAATATcccaaattataaatataaaaagggcaataaaaagaagaaacacaTGTACCGGCATCTGTGGCATCTGAAGTTCCTGAGGCAACAGTCTCAGCTGCCCTGATTAAAGCAGCAGCACAAGCCTCGGCAGAAGCAAGCCTCAAATCCTCATCAGCATCATCGTGTGATACTTGTGCATTGCTACTGCCTCCATGGTCAGCATCCTTCTTTTCTGGAGCTTTATAAGTTTCATCTGCCCAAGTAACAGTCTTTCCATCCTTCGATCCACCACTCTTCAAGGAAGACTTCAACACAGCTCCATTTGACACTGTTTCCTTCTCCAAGTGCAACCTCTCTTCCAACTCCTTACCCAACTGCTCTGAGAGATCCTCAAGCACAACAGAATGCTTATTAGGAGGGGTTGCTTTTTGACTGTTCACAAACAATTGCAGCCCTCTTAATCTCCTCTTCAGCCTTGCATGCGTTAACCTTTTTTTCATTGCCTTTCTGTTCCGAGTTTTACCAGAAGTTCTTTTCTCTGGGAGAATTTTTCTCTTCAATTGCCAGATTTTCCAATTGTTTAGCAATCATATTTGAAATATCTTGCTGATGTACAGAAGACTTATCGGATTGAGGCACAGATAACTCTTTCTCCATGATTAGACAACTTGTAAATCCCATCTCACCATTACCAGCATCATCCACCATCTTTGTGGATTCATCTTCAGACATATATTTAGCCCCTGCAATGCAGTAGCAAGCTCACTCCTGAATTCACAGAGCAAACCCACAAGGAAACACATATATGAAAAGGAATAAACCAACTATAGCCCCTAAATTCCCAATTCTATAGATATAATACTTGCCAACAATTTTCAACAACAATCACTACTAATTCAACATTAAAACAATTGCTTAACAGTTTCACTAACTTTCCACAGAACCTGCTAAAAATTCCCGACATTTTCTACAATAACTACACCTGCACGAGATTGAAGCTGAAATTGAAATAAAACAACTTAATCATCATAACTTTTCAACAATCACTACAAATTCAACCATAAAAACCATTGCTTCACAGTTTCACCAAATTTTCACAGAAGATGCTAAAAGTTTTAGTTTTCCCAACAAAAATTACACCAACAAAGCAACTGGAATAACCACAATTAATGcacaaaacaagaataaaaagtaAGGATTTCTACCTTGTTTTCTGTCTCGCAGGGGAACATAGCCTTCAATGGCATCAGATGGTCCCAACCATTCTTCCATGGAGACATCACCATTACCAGCCTGCTCCTTCTCCTTAATCTTCAAATCCCCAATCCCCAACCCTTTTTCTGCAGGCAAGTCCTCATCTTTACCCAACCCAAACACCCTCAAAACCCCATCCACCTTCTTCAAGCTCACATCACCCACTCTCTCCCTCTCCAAGCTCTCTGCAAATGCACGGCTAGAAACTAAGCAAGCTTGGGAGCAGTACTTATAAGTTTCCTCAAGATCATACACTTTGTGCTCCCGGAGTGCAATCCGGTACCGACCCCGACGCCGCTGGGAGTCAGCAGTGGAGGACAAAGCTTTGGTGCAAAGAGGATGACCGCACAGTCGGGCCAAGGACCGTTCTACAACAACATCATCATAATCCGGCTGAGAGAGGAGAGTGCCGGCAGCAAGAAGCTGGCCCTCGAAGGTGGCAGCGCCATCAAGCAGTGCTAGCTGGATCCGGTGCACAGCATCAGCTATGGTAGCAGAATGCGAGGGCACCGCCATCACTGATTGAATCCTAAGAAATGTATCAGGGTTAGACTAGTTTATATACTTGAACGTTAATTGTAGTTATCCCCTGGAAAATAATAACACATGGTTGGAGAGTTATCTTGTGTTgcaaatgaaaaggaaaaattcaTCTAAACCATCCTAGACTGAGAAAAGGAATAAGAACAACAATCCTTGAATTTTCCCAAGAAAAAATATGCAGCTAAAAAAAAGTGATTCTAAATGAAAACCACACCCAACCAtccaaagaacaagaaaatcacTAAGCAACACAACTAATACATCAAAAAAAGAACGTCTGGTTCTAAATTTCTTGTTTTCAGTGAATTTACAGTTAAAGAGGCTGAACGgccccaacaaacacaaaacccT from Dioscorea cayenensis subsp. rotundata cultivar TDr96_F1 chromosome 7, TDr96_F1_v2_PseudoChromosome.rev07_lg8_w22 25.fasta, whole genome shotgun sequence carries:
- the LOC120264701 gene encoding putative RNA polymerase II subunit B1 CTD phosphatase RPAP2 homolog, yielding MAVPSHSATIADAVHRIQLALLDGAATFEGQLLAAGTLLSQPDYDDVVVERSLARLCGHPLCTKALSSTADSQRRRGRYRIALREHKVYDLEETYKYCSQACLVSSRAFAESLERERVGDVSLKKVDGVLRVFGLGKDEDLPAEKGLGIGDLKIKEKEQAGNGDVSMEEWLGPSDAIEGYVPLRDRKQGAKYMSEDESTKMVDDAGNGEMGFTSCLIMEKELSVPQSDKSSVHQQDISNMIAKQLENLAIEEKNSPREKNFCQKATPPNKHSVVLEDLSEQLGKELEERLHLEKETVSNGAVLKSSLKSGGSKDGKTVTWADETYKAPEKKDADHGGSSNAQVSHDDADEDLRLASAEACAAALIRAAETVASGTSDATDAASEAGIIILPQLQSNEKGGIEEDEEMFELDRGRGKWPTKPVLLDTDMFEVEDSWHDTPPEGFKLTLSSFATMWMALFGWITSSSIAYIYGFNESSHEDFLTVNGREYPRKIVLQDGKSSEIRQTLDICVGRAIPALVMDLRLSLPVSSLEKAVGQLLDTMSLIEAVPAFRTKQWHVIVLLFLEALSLHRLPALAQHMASRNTLLHKVLNPAKITSEEYKTMVDLITPLGRVPPN